CCATCAAACGATTTCGCACCATGTGCAGACAGAGAATCTGCGCGGAATACTCCCAGCATGACTTTGCGTGAATCGCCAGCTTGTACCTTCTTTTTAAACTCTGCGATGATCTCCTTGTGCTTGATCAGGCGCTGCTCTGCTTCTTTTTGCTTGTTCAGCGCTTCCCCTATCGTGACAAACGAGCTCAGGTTTTCCTGATACGTCGAGTTGCGGCTTTTCAAAATGATCGTCGGTGCGATTTTTTGCAAATCCTTGTAAATGTCCTTGTGGCGATTCAAATCACCAATAATCAAATCCGGATGCAACGAGCTGATGACCTCCAGACTTGGCTGCTGGCGAGTCCCCACAGGGGTATACTCGATTTTTTTGCCGATCAATCCTTCTACGTCCTTATCCTTCTCCTGCGCGATTCCTACAGGCGTCACTCCCAGCTCCCATAGTCCGTCTACAAAGGAGTACTCCAGCGCGACAACTCTTTTCGGGTCCCCGGTAATTTCCGTTTCGCCCAGCTCGTGTTTCACGATGCGCTTTTGTGCAGTTTTCGCGTTATCTTGACCTGCTGCTGGCTGTTTTTGCTCTGCGCTGCCGCACCCAGTCAGTAAGACCGTAGCTGCCAGTGTAAGCGTCCAAAGCATATAGCCGAGACGTTTCATTCCGTTTGTTCGCTTCATCTTTTGTCCCTCACTCGTTATGATTGATAATGATTATTATTACCGATAAAATGCGTTTTTTATTGTAACAATCCGCTGCCACAAATGAAACATTATGTTTATTAAACCTTTTACCGTAATAAAGATGATTAACGTCATTTTGTTCATGCCCTGCCATTACGAAAAAAAGCCGTTACGTCTGAACCATCGACGTAAACAGTTTCGCCACAATGCTATTTGTTGTTTGACGTATGACTCACTTCAGCCGTCGAGCACAGCTTCTCTAATGCTTCCTTGGCAGGCGCATGATTCTCCGCCATTGCCAATGCCGTCTGATAAGCGGCCACAGCCTTCTTCACTTGATCCAATCCTTCGTAGCAAAGCCCTTTGTAGTACCAGGCGTGAAAACTTCCCGATCCCTTCAAGGTCAGATGCCGAATGTTGCTCTCCCCTAGCTCCAAGCAGTGATCAAACGTCATCAAAGCACGTTTATAGTCGTTTTTCAAATACTGAATGATCCCTTTGTACAAATGCAAATCAACGTAG
The window above is part of the Brevibacillus brevis NBRC 100599 genome. Proteins encoded here:
- a CDS encoding ABC transporter substrate-binding protein, which codes for MKRTNGMKRLGYMLWTLTLAATVLLTGCGSAEQKQPAAGQDNAKTAQKRIVKHELGETEITGDPKRVVALEYSFVDGLWELGVTPVGIAQEKDKDVEGLIGKKIEYTPVGTRQQPSLEVISSLHPDLIIGDLNRHKDIYKDLQKIAPTIILKSRNSTYQENLSSFVTIGEALNKQKEAEQRLIKHKEIIAEFKKKVQAGDSRKVMLGVFRADSLSAHGAKSFDGELLEMIGIKNAIQDAPEPTVKISLEQMVQWDPDVIFLAEADDALLNEWKQNPLWNNITAVKNHEVYKVNRDLWTRYRGLKSAERIVEEAVNLLYSKEK